From a single Methylosinus sp. H3A genomic region:
- a CDS encoding SIR2 family protein, giving the protein MIPYLGPGVLTLATDGIPIPASPEELVVQLTKAATVPHKIRNNLTAAAQYIENFKHRKTIAAAMNKAFEQTPEPSVLHKWLAERPQLPLVVNAWYDDLPQKALAVRKNWGSVQGVSQAEHFGYWVNYFRADSSLVPNKEFVRDGSGAKAPAEAPPETLSWETLLYQPIGSVTPASNYVISDSDYVEVLTEIDIQTPIPEVVQSIRKGRSFLFLGCRFTTQLERNFARQIMKRSSDQHWAVIEGPLTKNEAKFLAEQKIERIETPIAEFVASLIGQPVPASTADAAA; this is encoded by the coding sequence GTGATTCCCTATCTCGGACCCGGCGTGCTCACGCTGGCGACAGACGGGATCCCGATTCCCGCCTCCCCCGAAGAATTGGTCGTGCAGCTGACCAAAGCTGCGACAGTGCCGCACAAGATTCGCAATAATCTGACGGCCGCCGCGCAATACATCGAGAATTTCAAACACCGCAAGACGATCGCCGCGGCGATGAACAAAGCGTTCGAGCAGACGCCCGAGCCGAGCGTCCTGCACAAATGGCTCGCCGAACGCCCGCAATTGCCGCTCGTCGTCAACGCCTGGTACGATGACCTGCCACAAAAGGCGTTGGCGGTGAGAAAGAATTGGGGAAGCGTCCAGGGCGTGTCGCAGGCCGAGCACTTCGGCTATTGGGTCAACTACTTTCGCGCCGACTCGTCGCTCGTTCCCAATAAAGAGTTCGTACGCGACGGCTCCGGCGCGAAAGCGCCTGCCGAAGCGCCGCCGGAAACTCTGTCCTGGGAAACACTGCTCTACCAACCGATCGGCTCTGTCACGCCAGCGTCGAATTATGTCATTTCGGACTCCGACTATGTCGAAGTCCTGACAGAGATCGACATACAAACGCCGATTCCCGAGGTTGTGCAGTCTATCCGCAAGGGCCGCAGCTTTCTCTTCCTCGGGTGCCGCTTCACGACGCAGCTCGAGAGAAATTTCGCCCGCCAGATCATGAAGCGCTCGTCCGACCAACACTGGGCGGTGATCGAAGGTCCGCTGACCAAAAACGAGGCGAAATTCCTCGCGGAGCAGAAGATCGAGCGGATCGAGACGCCAATCGCCGAATTCGTCGCGAGTCTCATCGGCCAGCCCGTGCCCGCCTCGACTGCCGACGCGGCGGCTTGA
- a CDS encoding ferredoxin produces MLEDLPVVFKYHVFTCFQQRPPGHPRGSCTTSGAKPLWDRLQAKLGAQPLPDVSMTATACLGFCRAGPLMVVYPQGVWYAPRTPEDIDEIVQSHFIDGNPVERLIIVPQL; encoded by the coding sequence ATGCTCGAAGATCTTCCGGTAGTGTTCAAATACCATGTGTTCACCTGCTTTCAACAGCGGCCGCCAGGACATCCGCGCGGCAGTTGCACGACCTCCGGCGCAAAGCCGCTGTGGGACCGCCTGCAGGCGAAGCTCGGGGCGCAGCCGCTTCCCGACGTCTCGATGACTGCGACGGCCTGCCTCGGCTTTTGTCGCGCCGGTCCGCTGATGGTCGTCTACCCGCAGGGCGTTTGGTATGCGCCGCGCACACCGGAGGACATCGACGAAATCGTACAATCGCATTTTATCGATGGAAATCCGGTAGAGCGATTGATCATCGTGCCGCAGCTCTGA
- a CDS encoding response regulator — MQIGVETSRAVENKRIFVVDDDEIIRAALQFMLHDEYETHEIGTLDAAIEKSASNKPDLLILSENVVKAAGLAILADIPKRIAGVKVLVIVDSLQSGFGKESQSAGAHGYIVKPLTVEFVRQKVDVLLGRRQGVAIPLNVL; from the coding sequence ATGCAAATCGGCGTCGAAACGTCCAGGGCGGTCGAAAACAAGCGCATTTTCGTCGTCGACGACGACGAGATCATTCGGGCGGCGCTTCAGTTCATGCTGCACGACGAATATGAGACACATGAGATCGGCACGCTCGACGCGGCGATCGAGAAGTCGGCGTCGAATAAGCCGGACCTTCTCATTCTGTCGGAAAACGTCGTGAAGGCCGCGGGCCTGGCGATTTTGGCCGACATTCCAAAGCGGATCGCAGGCGTGAAAGTGCTGGTGATCGTCGATTCTCTGCAGAGCGGCTTCGGCAAAGAAAGCCAATCGGCTGGGGCCCATGGCTATATCGTCAAGCCGTTGACGGTGGAATTCGTGCGTCAGAAGGTCGACGTTCTTCTGGGCCGCCGTCAAGGCGTCGCGATTCCGCTGAACGTGCTCTGA
- the nifH gene encoding nitrogenase iron protein: MSELRQIAFYGKGGIGKSTTSQNTLAALAQQGKKILIVGCDPKADSTRLILHAKAQDTILSLAAEAGSVEDLELEDVMKVGFEDIRCVESGGPEPGVGCAGRGVITSINFLEEQGAYDGVDYVSYDVLGDVVCGGFAMPIRENKAQEIYIVMSGEMMAMYAGNNISKGILKYANSGGVRLGGLVCNERQTDKEYELAESLAKKLGTQLIYFVPRDNIVQHAELRRMTVIEYAPDSVQAGHYRSLAEKVHANKGNGIIPTPITMDELEDLLMEHGVMKAVDESQVGKTAADLAAIA; the protein is encoded by the coding sequence ATGTCAGAACTTAGACAGATCGCGTTCTACGGCAAGGGAGGCATTGGCAAGTCCACGACCTCTCAGAACACTCTCGCGGCTCTCGCCCAGCAGGGCAAGAAGATCCTGATCGTCGGCTGCGATCCCAAGGCCGACTCGACCCGTCTGATCCTGCACGCCAAGGCGCAGGACACCATCCTCTCCCTGGCCGCCGAGGCCGGTTCGGTCGAGGATCTCGAGCTCGAAGACGTGATGAAGGTCGGCTTCGAAGACATTCGTTGCGTCGAGTCCGGTGGTCCGGAGCCGGGAGTGGGCTGCGCGGGTCGTGGCGTCATCACCTCGATCAACTTCCTCGAGGAGCAGGGCGCTTACGACGGCGTCGACTACGTCTCCTATGACGTGCTCGGCGACGTGGTCTGCGGCGGCTTCGCGATGCCGATCCGTGAGAACAAGGCGCAGGAAATCTACATCGTCATGTCTGGCGAGATGATGGCCATGTATGCCGGCAACAACATCTCCAAGGGCATTCTGAAGTACGCCAACTCCGGCGGCGTGCGCCTGGGCGGGCTGGTCTGCAACGAGCGTCAGACCGACAAGGAGTACGAGCTGGCCGAGTCTCTGGCCAAGAAGCTCGGCACCCAGCTCATCTACTTCGTGCCGCGCGACAATATCGTTCAGCACGCCGAGCTGCGCCGCATGACGGTCATCGAGTATGCGCCCGACTCCGTGCAGGCTGGTCACTATCGTTCGCTGGCCGAGAAGGTCCATGCCAACAAGGGCAATGGCATCATCCCGACCCCGATCACGATGGACGAGCTGGAAGACCTCCTCATGGAGCACGGCGTCATGAAGGCGGTCGACGAGTCGCAGGTCGGCAAGACCGCTGCCGATCTGGCTGCGATCGCCTAA
- the nifD gene encoding nitrogenase molybdenum-iron protein alpha chain, whose product MSLAQPESIEDLKARNKALIKEVLEVYPEKTAKRRAKHLGTFEDGKPDCGVKSNIKSIPGVMTIRGCAYAGSKGVVWGPIKDMIHISHGPVGCGQYSWASRRNYYIGVTGIDTFGTMQFTSDFQEKDIVFGGDKKLAKLIDEIQELFPLNKGISVQSECPIGLIGDDIEAVSKAKTKEYNGHTIVPVRCEGFRGVSQSLGHHLANDAIRDWVFDKMEGKPALFEPTPYDVAIIGDYNIGGDAWSSRILLEEMGLRVVAQWSGDGTIAELEATPRAKLNVLHCYRSMNYISRHMEEKYGVPWVEYNFFGPSKIEESLRKIASHFDDKIKEGAERVIAKYRPLMEAVVAKYRPRLEGKKVMLFVGGLRPRHVIGAYEDLGMEIVGTGYEFGHNDDYQRTTHYVKDGTLIYDDVTGYEFEKFVEKIQPDLVGSGIKEKYVFQKMGVPFRQMHSWDYSGPYHGYDGFAIFARDMDMAINSPVWKFAKAPWAA is encoded by the coding sequence ATGAGCCTGGCTCAACCCGAATCGATCGAAGACCTCAAGGCGCGCAATAAGGCGCTGATCAAAGAGGTCCTCGAAGTTTATCCTGAAAAAACCGCCAAGCGCCGCGCGAAGCACCTCGGCACCTTCGAGGATGGCAAGCCGGATTGCGGCGTCAAGTCCAACATCAAGTCGATCCCCGGCGTGATGACGATCCGTGGCTGCGCTTACGCCGGTTCGAAGGGCGTCGTGTGGGGCCCGATCAAGGACATGATCCACATCAGCCACGGCCCGGTGGGCTGCGGTCAATATTCCTGGGCGTCGCGCCGTAACTACTACATCGGCGTGACCGGCATCGACACCTTCGGCACGATGCAGTTCACCTCGGACTTCCAGGAAAAGGATATCGTTTTCGGCGGCGACAAGAAGCTCGCCAAGCTGATCGACGAAATCCAGGAGCTGTTCCCCCTCAACAAGGGCATCTCCGTCCAGTCCGAGTGCCCGATCGGCCTCATCGGCGACGACATCGAGGCTGTCTCCAAGGCCAAGACCAAGGAGTACAACGGCCACACGATCGTTCCGGTGCGCTGCGAAGGCTTCCGTGGCGTGTCGCAGTCTCTCGGCCACCATCTGGCCAATGACGCGATCCGCGACTGGGTGTTCGACAAGATGGAGGGCAAGCCGGCCCTGTTCGAGCCGACGCCTTACGACGTTGCGATCATCGGCGACTACAACATCGGCGGCGACGCCTGGTCTTCGCGCATTCTGCTCGAAGAAATGGGCCTGCGCGTCGTTGCGCAGTGGTCGGGCGACGGCACGATCGCGGAGCTGGAAGCGACTCCGCGCGCGAAGCTGAACGTCCTGCACTGCTACCGCTCGATGAACTACATCTCCCGTCACATGGAAGAAAAGTACGGGGTTCCGTGGGTCGAGTACAACTTCTTCGGACCGTCCAAGATCGAGGAGTCGCTGCGTAAGATCGCCAGCCACTTCGACGACAAGATCAAGGAAGGCGCCGAGCGCGTCATCGCCAAATATCGCCCGCTGATGGAGGCGGTGGTCGCGAAGTACCGTCCGCGCCTCGAAGGCAAGAAAGTCATGCTGTTCGTGGGCGGTCTTCGTCCCCGTCACGTGATCGGCGCCTACGAGGATCTCGGCATGGAGATCGTCGGCACTGGCTACGAGTTCGGCCACAACGACGACTATCAGCGCACGACCCACTATGTGAAAGACGGCACGTTGATCTATGACGACGTGACCGGCTACGAGTTCGAGAAGTTCGTCGAGAAGATCCAGCCGGACCTCGTCGGTTCGGGCATCAAGGAAAAGTACGTCTTCCAGAAAATGGGCGTGCCCTTCCGTCAGATGCACAGCTGGGACTACTCGGGCCCCTATCACGGCTATGACGGCTTCGCGATCTTCGCTCGCGACATGGACATGGCGATCAATTCGCCGGTCTGGAAATTCGCCAAGGCGCCTTGGGCGGCTTGA